The nucleotide sequence CCTATTGTTAAGTATTTTAAATTTAGTTAAACTATTGTACAGTTTTGTATCGAGTAATGGATGAGTGATCCCTTCCGTGAAAATAGAGAGTTTTTAAGCGTTAGGATAAAAAAGTAAGTCTTTAATTCTAACTTAAAACTAAAAAATCACTTATGGGCATTGCTACAATAAACCCGGCAACAGGGGAAACGGTGAAAACCTTTACCGCCCTGACCGATGCGGAAATTGAGAAGGCTTTGGCTGTGGCAGATCAAGCCTTTAAAGACTATCGGCGAACCTCCTTTGAACAGCGATCGCAATGGATGCAAAACGCAGCCAACCTGTTAGAAGAAAATGCCGAAACCTACGCCAAAATCATGACCTTGGAAATGGGGAAACCCATTACTGCTGCGATCGCTGAAGCAAAAAAAAGTGCCTCCGTTTGTCGTTTTTATGCGGAAAATGCGGCTCAATTTCTAGCTGATGTTCCTGTCTCCAGCGACGCCAGTAACAGCTTTGTTTCTTATCAACCCCTGGGGGCAATTTTAGCGGTCATGCCTTGGAATTTTCCCTTTTGGCAAGTCTTCCGCTTTGCCGCGCCTGCTTTAATGGCGGGAAATGTAGGTTTACTCAAACACGCCTCCAACGTGCCTCAATGCGCCTTAGCCATTGCGGAAATTTTCCAAAACGCCGGATTTCCTGAAGGGGTGTTTCAAACCTTATTAGTGGGCTCTAATAAAGTCGCTCAAATTATTACCGATGATCGCGTTAAAGCCGGAACTTTAACCGGAAGTGAACCTGCTGGTGCCAGTTTAGCATCTTTAGCAGGTCAAAATATTAAAAAAACCGTCCTAGAATTAGGCGGAAGTGA is from Planktothrix serta PCC 8927 and encodes:
- a CDS encoding NAD-dependent succinate-semialdehyde dehydrogenase, translating into MGIATINPATGETVKTFTALTDAEIEKALAVADQAFKDYRRTSFEQRSQWMQNAANLLEENAETYAKIMTLEMGKPITAAIAEAKKSASVCRFYAENAAQFLADVPVSSDASNSFVSYQPLGAILAVMPWNFPFWQVFRFAAPALMAGNVGLLKHASNVPQCALAIAEIFQNAGFPEGVFQTLLVGSNKVAQIITDDRVKAGTLTGSEPAGASLASLAGQNIKKTVLELGGSDPFIVLETADLNAAVAAAVTARMLNNGQSCIAAKRFILMSSIADEFESRMAEKFAALKIGDPMLPDTEVGPLATPDILTELDDQVQRCVELGAKVLTGGQPLERPGNFYPPTILTQIPEGAPAYSEEFFGPVALIFRVNSLDEAITLANSTIFGLGASAWTTNQAEQKRLIREVEAGAVFINGLVKSDPRLPFGGIKRSGYGRELSSQGIHEFVNIKSVWIK